A single region of the Aurantiacibacter sp. MUD11 genome encodes:
- a CDS encoding cupin-like domain-containing protein: MSHHVGQLHGRSVGARQIFPARSRAYFASSYPEGAHKLEHDLIAHPLLELDALAELGEQLPDSSIEYNRGDLPIGVDGKPEGTGLTIGETIRNIDQANSWAVLKNIEQSPAYAALLGELLEEMREVIEPRTGKVLSPQGFIFVSSPDAVTPFHFDPEHNILLQLRGTKSMTLFPAGCQHFASDLVHESYHTGGGRELKWDESFAEHGITFQLEPGDAIYVPVMAPHYVRNGPQPSISLSITWRSEWSYAEADARAFNALLRKFGINPRPPKRWPAGNKAKAIAMRIARRIPGLG, from the coding sequence ATGAGCCACCATGTCGGACAACTACACGGGCGCTCGGTTGGCGCGCGGCAGATCTTCCCGGCCCGCAGTCGCGCCTACTTCGCCTCGTCCTATCCCGAAGGCGCGCACAAGCTGGAGCACGACCTTATCGCGCACCCCCTGCTGGAGCTCGATGCGCTGGCCGAACTCGGCGAGCAGCTGCCGGACTCCAGCATCGAGTACAACCGGGGCGACCTGCCTATCGGCGTCGACGGGAAGCCCGAAGGCACCGGGCTGACGATCGGTGAGACCATCCGCAACATCGACCAGGCCAACAGCTGGGCCGTGCTGAAGAATATCGAACAGTCCCCGGCCTATGCCGCCCTGCTGGGCGAATTGCTGGAGGAGATGCGCGAAGTGATCGAACCGCGCACCGGCAAGGTGCTATCACCGCAAGGCTTCATTTTCGTCTCCAGCCCGGATGCGGTCACGCCGTTTCACTTCGATCCGGAACACAACATCCTGCTGCAGTTGCGCGGCACGAAGTCGATGACGCTATTTCCCGCCGGCTGCCAGCACTTCGCCTCGGACCTGGTGCATGAAAGCTATCACACGGGCGGCGGGCGCGAGCTCAAATGGGACGAGTCCTTCGCCGAGCACGGGATTACCTTCCAGTTGGAACCGGGCGATGCGATCTATGTGCCGGTGATGGCCCCGCACTATGTGCGCAACGGCCCCCAGCCATCCATCTCGCTGTCGATCACCTGGCGTTCCGAATGGAGTTACGCCGAGGCCGACGCGCGCGCATTCAACGCGCTGCTGCGCAAGTTCGGCATCAATCCGCGCCCGCCGAAACGGTGGCCCGCAGGCAACAAGGCGAAGGCCATCGCCATGCGGATTGCCCGGCGCATCCCCGGCCTGGGTTGA
- a CDS encoding APC family permease, whose product MATAEKLPRTVGFWGTALFPVNGMIGSGIFAMPAILVAAVGNFAPWMMLLGALIILPLAWVFAALAMRFDGHGGPVLYANAAFGKFTGFQSGWMRYASAVVAVAANTHVAIAYLAVLFPVLEDPTLRSAATIAFIAFVTLVNLVGMRASVGALGFMTVIKLAPLVVLVVWGLATRDPAVGFSLPEFTAFESVVLLTFYAYMAFENANFPAGELQNPRRTIPLALMTTLVAVALFYMLVIWAYLAIAPDAGDGESALAAAAGEIAGQTGIIAISIAAAFSVAANTLNGGIVIPRMTYGMAEQGTLPAFFAHVSPRFRTPDVSILFYGGVAILFSLWGGFAALAVASTLSRLVTYFLSAMALPVLERRDRENAPWWHLPVAGLAITATLWVASHASMEAFQMLGIIFVVGTGLFFVAARQQNAAEA is encoded by the coding sequence ATGGCAACAGCGGAGAAACTGCCGCGCACGGTGGGGTTCTGGGGCACCGCCCTGTTCCCGGTGAACGGCATGATCGGTTCGGGCATTTTCGCCATGCCGGCCATCCTTGTCGCGGCGGTCGGCAACTTCGCCCCGTGGATGATGTTGCTGGGCGCGCTGATCATCCTGCCGCTGGCATGGGTATTCGCTGCCCTAGCCATGCGTTTTGACGGGCATGGCGGCCCGGTGCTCTATGCCAATGCGGCCTTCGGCAAGTTCACCGGCTTCCAGTCGGGCTGGATGCGCTATGCTTCCGCCGTGGTGGCCGTGGCGGCCAATACCCATGTCGCGATTGCCTATCTCGCAGTGCTGTTCCCGGTGCTGGAGGACCCCACACTGCGCTCTGCCGCGACCATCGCCTTCATCGCCTTCGTCACATTGGTGAACCTCGTGGGCATGCGCGCCTCGGTCGGGGCGCTTGGCTTCATGACAGTCATCAAGCTCGCCCCACTGGTGGTCCTGGTGGTGTGGGGACTGGCAACGCGCGATCCGGCGGTCGGCTTCAGCCTGCCCGAATTCACCGCCTTCGAAAGCGTCGTGCTGCTGACCTTCTACGCCTACATGGCTTTCGAAAATGCCAACTTCCCCGCCGGCGAATTGCAGAACCCGCGCCGCACCATTCCCTTGGCGCTGATGACCACGCTGGTGGCGGTCGCGCTGTTCTACATGCTGGTTATCTGGGCCTATCTCGCCATCGCGCCCGATGCTGGCGACGGAGAAAGTGCGCTGGCCGCTGCAGCCGGAGAGATTGCCGGGCAAACCGGCATTATTGCCATTTCGATAGCTGCGGCCTTCTCGGTGGCGGCGAACACGCTGAACGGCGGCATTGTTATCCCGCGCATGACCTATGGCATGGCCGAGCAAGGCACCTTGCCCGCCTTCTTCGCGCACGTCTCGCCGCGCTTCCGTACGCCGGACGTGTCGATCCTGTTCTATGGCGGGGTCGCCATCCTGTTCAGCCTGTGGGGCGGGTTCGCCGCGCTGGCGGTAGCCAGCACGCTGTCACGACTGGTGACCTATTTCCTCTCGGCCATGGCGCTGCCCGTGCTGGAGCGGCGCGACCGGGAGAATGCGCCCTGGTGGCACCTGCCGGTTGCAGGCCTCGCCATCACGGCGACGCTTTGGGTGGCCAGCCATGCCAGCATGGAGGCATTCCAGATGCTCGGCATCATCTTCGTGGTGGGCACAGGCCTGTTCTTCGTCGCCGCTCGCCAGCAGAACGCTGCCGAGGCCTGA
- the uvrC gene encoding excinuclease ABC subunit UvrC: MSRSEAGSPPDPRGAERFNEERATYTVKGSAQPDLEAGVTAIREVVKTLKPKPGVYRMLDARGDVLYVGKARSLKARVANYTQVKALSNRLQRMVSQCRGMEIVTTNSEAEALLLEAQFIKRFRPPYNVLLRDDKSFPFILLREGHDFPRIMKHRGARKAKGSYYGPFASAGSVNTTINALQKLFLLRSCTDSFFERRDRPCLLYQIKRCSAPCVGRIDKEGYDALLREAKDFLGGKSGAVQARIEKQMQEAAENLDFETAALLRDRLRAATFIQGSQAVNADGVGDADVFALASKGGQIGIQGFFVRGGQNWGHKAFFPKNTGDVEEADVLADVLLQFYEEVPPPRTILVDRELPEQELLEEAFSALAERKVAISIPQRGERRKLMQQASRNAVEALDRRLAETGTQAKIMRELAEFLELADVPQRIEIYDNSHIQGAKAVGAMVVAGPDGFIKNQYRKFNIRSAQSNDDFGMMREVMERRFSRAMKEDPDREQAGVWPDLVLIDGGKGQMSSVRDTLEELGIEDVPLIAIAKGPHHGREGREVFHFPDGREKMLPTKSPVLFYLQRLRDEAHRYVIGAHRAKRSRAISASPLDEIPGIGPARKRALLLHFGTASKVRAAALDDLKRVPGVSESVAQKVYDFYHAGG; encoded by the coding sequence ATGAGCCGCAGCGAAGCCGGATCCCCGCCAGACCCCAGAGGTGCCGAGCGCTTCAACGAGGAGCGCGCGACCTATACGGTGAAAGGCAGCGCCCAGCCGGACCTGGAGGCCGGGGTGACGGCTATTCGCGAAGTGGTGAAGACGCTGAAGCCCAAGCCGGGTGTCTATCGAATGCTCGATGCGCGGGGCGACGTGCTCTACGTCGGCAAGGCGCGCAGCCTGAAGGCGCGGGTGGCCAATTACACGCAGGTGAAGGCGCTATCCAACCGCCTGCAGCGCATGGTCAGCCAGTGCCGCGGCATGGAAATCGTCACCACCAATTCCGAGGCCGAGGCGCTGCTGCTGGAAGCGCAGTTCATCAAGCGATTTCGCCCACCTTACAATGTCTTGCTGCGCGATGATAAGAGCTTTCCTTTCATCCTGCTGCGCGAGGGGCACGACTTCCCCCGCATCATGAAACATCGCGGTGCGCGCAAGGCCAAGGGCAGCTATTACGGCCCCTTCGCCAGTGCCGGATCGGTCAACACCACGATTAATGCGCTGCAGAAACTCTTCCTCCTAAGGTCCTGTACCGACAGCTTTTTCGAGCGGCGCGACCGGCCCTGCCTGCTGTACCAGATCAAGCGGTGCTCGGCCCCATGCGTCGGGCGGATCGACAAGGAGGGCTATGACGCGCTGCTGCGCGAGGCGAAGGACTTTCTCGGCGGTAAGTCCGGCGCGGTGCAGGCGCGGATCGAGAAGCAGATGCAGGAGGCGGCCGAGAACCTCGACTTCGAGACCGCGGCCCTGCTGCGTGACCGCTTGCGCGCTGCCACCTTCATCCAGGGCAGTCAGGCCGTAAATGCCGATGGCGTGGGCGATGCCGACGTCTTCGCACTGGCCAGCAAGGGCGGGCAGATCGGCATCCAGGGCTTCTTCGTGCGCGGCGGGCAGAACTGGGGCCACAAGGCCTTCTTCCCGAAGAACACCGGCGACGTGGAAGAGGCGGACGTGCTGGCCGACGTGCTGCTGCAATTCTACGAGGAAGTGCCGCCGCCGCGCACCATCCTCGTCGACCGCGAGCTGCCCGAACAGGAACTGCTGGAGGAAGCCTTCAGCGCCTTGGCGGAGCGCAAGGTTGCGATTTCCATTCCGCAACGGGGCGAGCGGCGCAAGCTGATGCAGCAGGCCAGCCGCAATGCGGTGGAGGCGCTCGACCGGCGGCTGGCGGAAACCGGCACGCAGGCGAAGATCATGCGCGAGCTGGCCGAGTTCCTCGAGCTGGCGGACGTGCCGCAGCGCATCGAGATCTACGACAACAGCCATATCCAGGGCGCGAAGGCCGTGGGGGCGATGGTGGTCGCGGGGCCGGACGGCTTCATCAAGAACCAGTATCGCAAGTTCAACATCAGGAGCGCGCAGTCGAACGACGATTTCGGCATGATGCGCGAAGTGATGGAGCGCCGCTTCAGCCGGGCGATGAAGGAAGACCCGGACCGCGAGCAGGCCGGTGTCTGGCCGGACCTGGTGCTGATCGACGGCGGCAAGGGCCAGATGTCCAGCGTGCGCGACACGCTGGAGGAGCTGGGCATCGAGGACGTGCCGCTGATCGCCATCGCCAAGGGGCCACACCACGGGCGCGAAGGGCGCGAGGTGTTCCATTTTCCCGACGGGCGGGAAAAGATGCTGCCGACAAAGTCGCCCGTGCTGTTCTACCTGCAGCGCCTGCGTGACGAGGCGCACCGGTATGTCATCGGCGCCCACCGGGCCAAGCGCAGCCGCGCCATCAGCGCCTCGCCGCTCGACGAAATCCCCGGCATCGGGCCGGCCCGCAAGCGCGCGCTGCTGCTGCACTTCGGCACCGCCAGCAAGGTGCGCGCCGCTGCCCTGGACGACCTCAAGCGCGTGCCCGGCGTGAGCGAAAGCGTGGCGCAGAAGGTCTACGATTTCTACCACGCCGGCGGTTAG
- a CDS encoding sodium-translocating pyrophosphatase encodes MDLVIYAIIAGALAVVYGFVTSRQVLGASAGNEKMQEIAGAIQEGAQAYLNRQYTTIGMVGVVVAVLVAVFLNIIPAVGFVVGAILSGVAGYIGMNISVRSNVRTAAAAEKGLQEGLTIAFRAGAITGLLVAGLALLAIAVFFYVLIGPMGHEANSREVVDALVALAFGASLISIFARLGGGIFTKAADVGADLVGKVEAGIPEDDPRNPAVIADNVGDNVGDCAGMAADLFETYVVTVGATMVLTALLLSGLGELLLPMMALPLLIGGACIVTSIIGTYFVRLGGGTNVMGAMYKGFIVTAVLAVPLIYLVTQYALGDMSTVIGGADSESSVAPFTGMDLFWCSLLGLVITGLIIWITEYYTGTNFRPVKSIAKASETGHGTNVIQGLAISLEATALPTLVIVSGIVIAYQLAGLIGIAYAATAMLALAGMVVALDAYGPVTDNAGGIAEMAGLDDSVREKTDLLDAVGNTTKAVTKGYAIGSAGLAALVLFAAYTTDLAEFFPDVDVDFSLENPYVIVGLLLGALLPYLFGAMGMTAVGRAAGDVVKDVREQFAADKGIMEGTSRPNYARTVDLVTKAAIKEMIIPSLLPVLAPVVVYFVITAVAGEANGFAALGALLLGVIVGGLFVALSMTAGGGAWDNAKKYIEDGNHGGKGSEAHKAAVTGDTVGDPYKDTAGPAVNPMIKITNIVALLLLAALAT; translated from the coding sequence ATGGACCTAGTCATTTACGCTATCATCGCTGGTGCGCTGGCCGTCGTGTACGGCTTCGTCACCAGCCGCCAGGTGCTGGGTGCCAGCGCCGGCAACGAGAAAATGCAGGAAATTGCAGGCGCGATCCAGGAAGGCGCGCAGGCTTACCTGAACCGCCAGTACACCACCATCGGCATGGTCGGGGTGGTCGTCGCCGTGCTGGTCGCGGTGTTCCTCAACATCATCCCGGCTGTCGGCTTCGTAGTCGGCGCGATCCTGTCGGGTGTCGCCGGCTACATCGGCATGAACATCTCGGTACGTTCCAACGTGCGTACCGCGGCGGCTGCCGAAAAGGGCCTGCAGGAAGGCCTGACCATCGCGTTCCGCGCCGGTGCCATTACCGGCCTGCTGGTCGCCGGCCTCGCGCTGCTGGCCATCGCCGTGTTCTTCTACGTGCTGATCGGCCCGATGGGGCACGAAGCAAACAGCCGTGAAGTGGTCGACGCACTGGTCGCCCTCGCCTTCGGCGCCTCGCTGATCTCGATCTTCGCCCGTCTGGGCGGCGGCATCTTCACCAAGGCCGCCGACGTCGGCGCCGACCTCGTCGGCAAGGTGGAAGCGGGCATCCCGGAAGATGACCCTCGTAACCCCGCCGTGATCGCCGACAACGTGGGTGACAACGTGGGTGACTGTGCCGGCATGGCTGCCGACCTGTTCGAAACCTATGTCGTTACCGTCGGCGCCACCATGGTACTCACCGCCCTGCTGCTCTCGGGCCTGGGCGAGCTGCTGCTGCCGATGATGGCCCTGCCGCTGCTGATCGGCGGTGCCTGCATCGTCACCAGCATCATCGGCACCTACTTCGTCCGCCTGGGTGGCGGCACGAACGTGATGGGCGCGATGTACAAGGGCTTCATCGTCACCGCCGTGCTGGCCGTGCCGCTGATCTACCTCGTCACGCAGTATGCGCTCGGCGACATGTCCACCGTGATCGGCGGTGCCGATAGCGAAAGCTCGGTCGCTCCGTTCACCGGCATGGACCTGTTCTGGTGCTCGTTGCTGGGCCTGGTCATCACCGGCCTGATCATCTGGATCACCGAGTACTACACCGGCACCAACTTCCGTCCGGTGAAGTCGATCGCCAAGGCTTCGGAAACGGGCCACGGCACCAACGTGATCCAGGGCCTCGCGATCTCGCTGGAAGCGACCGCGCTGCCCACGCTGGTGATCGTTTCCGGTATCGTTATTGCCTACCAACTGGCCGGCCTGATCGGCATCGCCTACGCAGCCACCGCCATGCTGGCGCTGGCAGGCATGGTCGTGGCTCTCGACGCCTACGGTCCCGTCACCGACAATGCCGGCGGCATCGCCGAAATGGCGGGCCTCGACGATTCCGTGCGCGAGAAGACCGACCTGCTCGACGCTGTCGGCAACACCACCAAGGCCGTGACCAAGGGCTATGCCATCGGTTCGGCCGGCCTCGCCGCCCTGGTGCTGTTCGCCGCCTACACCACCGACCTTGCCGAGTTCTTCCCCGATGTGGACGTCGATTTCTCACTCGAGAATCCCTACGTCATCGTCGGCCTGCTGCTCGGCGCGCTGCTGCCCTACCTCTTCGGAGCCATGGGCATGACCGCGGTGGGCCGCGCTGCCGGCGACGTGGTGAAGGACGTGCGTGAGCAGTTCGCCGCCGACAAGGGCATCATGGAAGGCACCAGCCGTCCCAACTATGCCCGCACGGTGGACCTCGTCACCAAGGCCGCGATCAAGGAAATGATCATTCCGTCGCTGCTGCCGGTGCTGGCTCCGGTCGTCGTCTACTTCGTGATCACCGCCGTTGCCGGTGAAGCCAATGGCTTTGCCGCGCTGGGTGCCCTGCTGCTGGGCGTGATCGTGGGCGGCCTGTTCGTGGCCCTGTCCATGACCGCCGGTGGTGGTGCCTGGGACAACGCCAAGAAGTACATCGAGGACGGTAACCACGGCGGCAAGGGTTCCGAAGCCCACAAGGCTGCGGTGACCGGCGACACCGTTGGTGACCCCTACAAGGACACCGCCGGTCCGGCCGTGAACCCGATGATCAAGATCACCAATATCGTGGCCCTGCTGCTGCTGGCGGCGCTCGCCACCTAG
- a CDS encoding GNAT family N-acetyltransferase, whose product MPLPRLGAFDHDGFAQVREVASTDARITARRWRDFEQRGRITAWDALAACAAEPNPFYESWYLLPALRALASDEDVQMLMLETNGQIAGLLPVRRERDYYGYPLPHLRNWVHPNCFLGLPLVARGFERQFWRALFKYCDANPGTSLFLHLMQVPANGPLHEALVQVLAQDKRPAATVHREERAMLASTASPEEYLEGSLSAKKRKELRRQHRRLSDEGKLTFERLTDYTDIAVWTREFLSLEARGWKGNAGSAMDSDGATSSLFTYAIAGAAARGRLERLSLRLDGKPIAMLANFLTPPGAYAYKTAFDEAYSRFSPGVLLQRENLAMLDRADIEWIDSCAAEDHPMIDHIWRERRTIARHSFGIGGSLRRMLFRAIARRETGQPGGGIL is encoded by the coding sequence GTGCCCCTTCCCCGACTTGGCGCCTTCGACCATGACGGCTTCGCGCAAGTCCGCGAGGTGGCATCGACTGACGCCCGGATAACCGCGCGGCGGTGGCGCGATTTCGAACAGCGCGGACGGATTACCGCCTGGGATGCCCTTGCGGCCTGCGCTGCCGAACCCAATCCCTTCTACGAAAGCTGGTACCTGCTGCCTGCGCTGCGCGCCCTGGCGAGCGACGAAGACGTGCAGATGCTGATGCTGGAAACCAATGGCCAGATCGCCGGCCTGCTGCCGGTTAGGCGCGAGCGCGACTATTACGGGTATCCCCTGCCGCACCTGCGCAACTGGGTGCATCCCAACTGCTTCCTCGGCCTGCCGCTGGTGGCGCGCGGGTTCGAGCGACAGTTCTGGCGGGCGCTTTTCAAATACTGCGATGCCAATCCCGGCACCTCGCTGTTCCTGCACCTGATGCAGGTGCCCGCCAACGGCCCGCTGCATGAAGCGCTGGTGCAGGTGCTGGCACAGGACAAGCGACCGGCAGCAACGGTGCACCGGGAAGAGCGGGCTATGCTGGCCTCCACCGCCAGTCCCGAAGAATATCTCGAAGGGTCGCTCAGCGCGAAGAAGCGCAAGGAACTGCGTCGCCAGCATCGCCGTCTCTCCGACGAGGGAAAACTCACGTTCGAGCGGCTGACGGACTACACCGACATCGCTGTCTGGACGCGCGAATTCCTGTCGCTGGAAGCCCGCGGATGGAAGGGCAATGCAGGCTCGGCCATGGACAGCGACGGGGCGACCAGCAGCCTGTTCACCTATGCCATCGCCGGTGCCGCGGCACGCGGAAGGCTTGAGCGGCTCTCGCTGCGACTCGACGGCAAACCCATCGCGATGCTGGCCAATTTTCTCACCCCGCCGGGTGCCTATGCCTACAAGACCGCCTTCGACGAAGCCTATTCCCGCTTCTCGCCTGGCGTGCTGTTGCAGCGGGAAAACCTGGCCATGCTCGACCGCGCAGATATCGAGTGGATCGACAGTTGTGCTGCCGAAGACCACCCGATGATCGACCATATCTGGCGCGAACGCCGTACCATCGCCCGCCATTCCTTCGGAATTGGCGGCTCCCTGCGCAGGATGCTGTTCCGCGCGATCGCCCGGCGTGAAACCGGGCAGCCTGGAGGAGGCATCCTATGA
- a CDS encoding acyl-CoA thioesterase has protein sequence MDSVSEQSQTPEQLVADLVFLLDLEPKGGDRFIGRRRPDGTGRVFGGQAIAQALGAARRTVDADREAHSLHAYFLRPGSDDLPIEYRVKRDLDGRSFSNRRVVASQEGKPILNLTASFQRPVDGPGHQFGEMPDVPGPEDLPPDADIRQEVARHVPEGKIRQLLLRPSPIDFRSVEPRDWLAPEKRAPKAHVWFRTVAPLPAEDAVHRAVLAYTSDFQILATALHPHGKGIHTGEVKGASLDHAVWFHAPFSADDWLLFVTDSPWSGGARGFARGQVFRRDGTLVASVTQEGMLRHV, from the coding sequence ATGGATTCCGTTTCCGAACAGTCGCAAACGCCCGAGCAACTGGTCGCAGACCTGGTGTTCCTGCTCGACCTGGAACCCAAGGGCGGTGATCGCTTCATCGGGCGCCGCCGCCCTGACGGCACGGGCCGCGTCTTCGGCGGACAGGCAATTGCGCAAGCGCTTGGCGCGGCGCGGCGCACGGTCGATGCCGACCGCGAGGCGCACTCGCTCCATGCCTATTTCCTGCGTCCCGGCAGCGACGACCTGCCGATCGAATACCGCGTAAAACGCGACCTCGACGGCCGCAGCTTCTCCAACCGCAGAGTGGTGGCGAGCCAGGAGGGCAAGCCCATCCTCAACCTCACGGCCTCGTTCCAGCGTCCGGTCGACGGCCCCGGGCACCAGTTTGGCGAAATGCCCGATGTGCCCGGACCGGAGGACCTGCCGCCGGATGCGGATATTCGCCAGGAAGTGGCCAGGCACGTGCCGGAGGGCAAGATCCGGCAATTGCTTTTGCGCCCCTCCCCGATCGATTTCCGCTCGGTCGAGCCGCGCGACTGGCTGGCGCCGGAAAAGCGCGCCCCGAAGGCACACGTGTGGTTCCGCACGGTCGCCCCGCTGCCAGCCGAGGATGCCGTGCACCGCGCGGTGCTGGCCTACACCTCGGACTTCCAGATCCTGGCGACAGCGCTGCACCCGCACGGCAAGGGCATCCATACCGGCGAGGTGAAGGGCGCCAGCCTCGATCACGCCGTGTGGTTCCACGCCCCTTTCTCCGCCGACGACTGGCTGCTGTTCGTCACCGACAGCCCCTGGAGCGGCGGCGCGCGCGGATTCGCTCGGGGACAGGTGTTCAGGCGCGACGGGACGCTGGTTGCCAGCGTCACCCAGGAAGGGATGCTACGGCACGTCTGA
- a CDS encoding universal stress protein, translated as MRSLLVHASNDGTFESRLQVSLDLARRFDAHLTFLQTIAFDVVIPTDPFTIGGGELSALTKQRAEEFREQVTARLGKEDVRWDWQVESGYDGATMTRHASLNDLAVMGGGTEGVNTPLIGLLAIHCKAPLFVVPQDMQSFDAGGAAVICWNGSTEAARAMRASLPLLTAAAKVHLVAVGSEDDIDNHELPMTSAITYLGRHGVDCEAVTLPRGDEPVPETLRKAAMAREAAFMVMGAYGQPRFFETLFGGVTRSILNDLPVPVLMAH; from the coding sequence ATGCGCTCGCTACTCGTCCATGCCAGTAATGACGGGACTTTCGAATCCCGCCTGCAGGTCAGCTTAGACCTTGCCCGTCGCTTTGATGCCCACCTGACCTTCCTGCAGACCATTGCCTTCGACGTGGTGATCCCGACCGATCCCTTCACCATCGGCGGTGGGGAGTTGTCGGCGCTCACCAAGCAGCGGGCAGAGGAATTCCGCGAGCAGGTAACCGCGCGGCTGGGCAAGGAGGACGTGCGCTGGGACTGGCAGGTCGAATCCGGCTATGACGGTGCCACCATGACGCGGCATGCCTCGCTGAACGACCTGGCTGTCATGGGCGGTGGCACCGAGGGCGTGAACACGCCGCTGATCGGGCTGCTGGCAATCCACTGCAAGGCACCGCTGTTCGTCGTGCCGCAGGATATGCAATCCTTCGATGCCGGCGGTGCGGCGGTGATCTGCTGGAACGGGTCGACCGAGGCCGCACGTGCCATGCGGGCGTCCCTGCCGCTGCTGACCGCTGCGGCGAAGGTCCACCTGGTGGCCGTCGGCAGCGAGGACGACATCGACAACCACGAACTGCCAATGACCTCCGCCATCACCTATCTCGGTCGCCATGGGGTGGATTGCGAAGCGGTGACCCTGCCGCGCGGGGACGAGCCCGTGCCGGAAACCCTGCGTAAGGCCGCCATGGCGCGCGAAGCCGCGTTCATGGTGATGGGGGCCTATGGCCAGCCGCGCTTCTTCGAGACGCTGTTCGGCGGGGTGACGCGCTCAATCCTGAACGACCTGCCGGTGCCGGTCCTGATGGCGCACTAG